AGGATTGTTGTGTGTGATGAAAGAtaaacaatttttaataaaaattgatattttaaaaaatatagtataaaataaataatttgatgtagAGTATTTTAAAAGTGAATATATAGAATagaaaaaagtttatttatttttatactaaatgGAAATAAATTTTTGCAGAGGGTTGTGTCATTTTAGGTTATAGCTAATATATTATTGTGCACCGAAattataataatgtttttttttttttgagagtgaaaattgtaaatattattaatgCAAGGAAGTCAAATCAACTTGTACAAAGGACTGAATGCGTGGTGGAACATTCTCCATCCACACTAAAAAATCTAGTAGCTAATAGCATATCTAGCCAAACTATGCGCTACAaagttataataatattaaagatACAAATtatcttacaaatttttttataaactactAATATGGTGAattattattggtaaataaaaaaatgatattaatggtgaacttagatgaaaatcaataaaaggttgatcacattaacattttgtaaaaaaattgtaaaataatttgtaattgtATTAACTACTTGAGCCCTCTCAATAAAAGCCTTGCCCACAGAGCTTGACCTTTCCTTAAACATACCAAAATTAGCAATTTCAGTTCAAGCTCGGAACTCCaaccaaaacagaaaagaaatgtgagagaaaaaaagaaaagaaaaaaagaaggttcAAGGTGGGAACTCCAACCGCTTCATAGTTCCTTTTCAAAGAAAAGTAGAAAACTTGATCCCGCGAAACAAGGTTCATTGTTTATTGCTGGTACGTAAAGAGAGAAACGAATTTCCTCCCACCGTCCCACGTTACCCTATATTCTTCTTCCTACCCAGAAAAACGTGGGTGTCGTTTACGTGTGATCATATTTTGGCATTGCCAATATCATCAATTTCCTCTCTCCATTTCTCTTTCACTAATCAGTCaaaattaactattttttttttttttttttcgataagatcaatatatatatatatatatttttggtaagCATAAgatcaaaatatattaattcatCAATCACCCACTTTCCTTTTCGTTGCGCAATAAATAAACAGTAGAATTAATAATTCAGGTTGGTGGGTAGTAATTAGTAAAGCAAAGGGCTGGCGTGTCGTCTCGTTATCCAAATTATACAAGGTAAATAATTCTAAAGAAAAAGGGGTAAATGTGGTATATCCCTCGTGcaagctcttcttcttcttcttgctctCTGTTTGTGTGCGAGTTCCACATTGTGGCTTCAATGCTCGTTCTTTAGGCTCCATTTCTCTTCAGATGAAAATTCTCTCCTTTCCAATTTACCCGTTTCATTAGGGTCTGTTTTTGCTTTTTCAAAACTTTCCTTCACATATGTTTGTAATTCAGTTTAGTTTGACTTTTGATATGCgcttttttttagtaatttacgATTTATGAATTGGAATGTTGTGGGTATCAggtaattttttgaaacataaagAGGAAAATTAAGTAGAAACTGAGGAGAATGGAGAGCGATTACGAGCCCCATTTGTCCACTAATGATGATTATCATAAGAAATGTGAGGCTATGGTGGAGCTGGAATCTGGGAAATTCGGGtatgtcattttatttatttatttataagtttagAGATTGTCTCTAATTTCAGTAATTTGTTCTGggcttttgtattttttcaattttaaaacttttttgtgctgtttctgattttttttttttttttttgggttaaaaatttGAAGGTGCTCGCATTATAGAAGGAGATGCAAGATCAGAGCACCTTGTTGCGATGAGATATTTGATTGCAGGCATTGCCATAACGAGTCTAAGGTTTCCCTCACTTTTTTgatttattactaataaaattaattttagattagctctttaattttgttttagaaaaaaaattaaaccttcTTTTGGATGATTTTGGAACAGAACTCATTCGAAGTCGATCCTGTTGATCGCCACGACGTTCCCCGCCATGATTTGAAGAGGGTTAGTAAGTTTATATTTATTCACTCAATATTttggtgcatttttttttgtttttttttttttgttttgttaatggGATAAATATATGGCTTGAAATTTTACTAGGTAGAGCGTaaacttttattcttttaattaataCAAGTAAAAAGTatagtacttttttttccctgtacTCTTAGCGGTAAAAATTGTGACATATGACTTTTTTAGGGTCTTGCTTTAAATggatttattcatttaatttatgTTTGAGATCTCTAACTATTTTTGGTAGGAAGTCATTGATCCGGCAAATTAAGGGTGCTATCAAAAGATGCAAACTTTACCGCCCAAattctcgctctctctctctcttgtttattgataatttgataatttactTTTTAGTTTCATTCATCTATAGAActcttaaataatataaaaaattacaaatagcaCACTAAAATTCAGCATTGTTGTCTTTCAGGTGATCTGCTCCATGTGTAGTACAGAGCAAGATGTATGTCTCCAGAACTGCATAATAGTGTTTTCATTATTCTTTTGAAAGGATAATGATAAATATAAAGTTCATAATaaggttttgatttttctttgataaCTTATCAGATTCAACAGAACTGCATTCAGTGTGGGGTTTGCATGGGGAAGTACTTTTGTTCCAAATGCAACTTCTTTGATGATGATGTAAGCCTCCtgaatcaatttcttttttgaaaactcAAGAAAGTTTCTGTAActtgtaatataaaataataataataattcttttgCTAGGTTTCTAAGAAGCAATACCATTGTGATGAGTGTGGTATATGCAGGTTAAACTCTATTCCAATTCTTTGCTTTCATTATCTTGTCTTTGTTATTACTTCTATAACATATGTTTATTGAGTCTATTATTGCAGAACTGGGGGCAAGGAGAATTTTTTCCACTGTAATAAATGCGGTAAAGTGTTGAACTCCTTATTCATTGCCTCAGAGACTGgtattgtttgttgttttttgataatttagttTGGAAGTTTTCATTGTATCAGGATGTTGCTATTCAATTATGTTGAAGGATTCACACAA
The DNA window shown above is from Quercus lobata isolate SW786 chromosome 7, ValleyOak3.0 Primary Assembly, whole genome shotgun sequence and carries:
- the LOC115953366 gene encoding E3 ubiquitin-protein ligase RZFP34-like yields the protein MESDYEPHLSTNDDYHKKCEAMVELESGKFGCSHYRRRCKIRAPCCDEIFDCRHCHNESKNSFEVDPVDRHDVPRHDLKRVICSMCSTEQDIQQNCIQCGVCMGKYFCSKCNFFDDDVSKKQYHCDECGICRTGGKENFFHCNKCGCCYSIMLKDSHNCIEKAMHHNCPVCFEFLFDTTKDITVLRCGHTIHLECVKEMERHFQYSCPVCSKSYCDMSRVWKKLDEEVAATPMPQTYQNKMVWILCNDCGKTSEVNFHIVAHKCLKCKSYNTRQTQGGPVSYSSRIAERVQ